Part of the Cottoperca gobio chromosome 16, fCotGob3.1, whole genome shotgun sequence genome, AAACCCATAGTTGTGACTCATTCTTAAGCTATTAGGGTTTGTCTTGGCCAATGCGTTCAGAAAAGAAGAATTCACAACCACTGGTTTTGCGCAACATCATAAAACCAACAGCTTCTCCATGATACACTGACGTTTTGACAACAACATTGTCTTTAAACTATTTTAAGACTTAACTTTTTGACACCTCTTGACTTCTTTAAAAATAgtcttttaactttttaaattattgtaaATGCTTTAGAATACTGAAGATAAGTGACACTTATGACGCACATGCAAATACAGTTCTGGTGCTTTTAGCCACACAGTTCCCGGTGGCCTCAAAGATGAAATGCCAGCCAAATGACCAAAACGGTATATTTTTGTCTCCCTAGGCAAAAAGGCGGTTGGCGCTCGATGATTCAGACCACCAGTACCAGTCGGAACCAGCCAGGACTCCGAGGAGCAGAGCAGGGGCTGCGGTGGCCAATGGGGCACGGCTAAAGACACCCAGAAGTAAGAAACCCTCTGCTTGTACATTTAACCTAGAATGTGAAAGCATTACGATACAGGGCATCCCGTGTCACCGAGTTTCATACAAAGGAACAGCGTTGATGCAGCTGCTTCATTTAGTTTTCAGAACAGACAGATTCTCACTGAGCTTGAACACATCGGACAGTGTGATGTGCTACACGTACTCAGCGAGGGTTAAAGAATCACTTAGTTCTCACTCTAAGTGCAATTCAGTTTAACCCAACCCTTGACTGGAGTCATTTCATAGTTGATATAGAAGGGTAATAGGCATTCAAGAttcatttaaaagtattttgattatattttccTTATCCTTAAACAAAGCATCCAAATGCCAGAGCACTGGACTTTTTTAGTATTAGCATCAACACTTCATATCTTTTTAGGAATAGCTTGTGGTTTTCTTGGTATAGTTTCTAAATGAATTTTGTCATGCCacaaaataacaatttaaatgttaCTGAACAAGACATGGTGGAGCTGAAATGCAGAATGCacacatattaaaaaaacacgGAAGAAGTTTTAGCTTTTTTGCGTGTTGGTCCTGCATACTCAAACGTTTTCAAACAATAGACAACCTTACTTTCTTCCTAATTGCTGCCTGACTAATTCAAATGATAATGATATGATTGGGATTAAtcagaaaaagaaatgcaacaagATACCCTGTCATGATGGCCCTTGATTTTCTGtctactctctgctctctgtacGGTCTACTGAACTAGAATATTACTGGAACGTGGAACTAAATCTGTACCTGAGTTGTTGTTTTCCTTGTTTATGGCCACTGCAGCAGTGTAATGTATTGTTGATTCCAGCCACAGGATGTGTTGGAGGGCGAGACAGGCGACAAGCTGTGAACATCAGATGAGAGGAACTGAAGCTATCAACATCGAGTCTAACGCTGAACTAATTGTCCTTTCCCTTTACTTCTCCTCCACCGTAGCACCCAAGTCTCCACCCGAGAAGACTCGGTACGACACCTCCCTCGGCCTGTTGACAAAGAAGTTTGTCGACCTTCTTGCCCAGTCTTCTGATGGCGTCTTAGACCTCAACCTCGCCGCTGAAAAATTACAGGTAATTTCAGATCCAAACAGAAAAAGGCTAGTTAGACACTAGTGGGATAGTTATGTAAAGAAAAGCTACTTAACAGTTAATGCATTTCTCCTTTAACTCTAAGTGACGCTGCCTAAACTGGATAAGAAAAATGTATCGGTGACATGTTAACCAAATATATCTTCTCAAAGCATCGAAGAAGTTTTTTGGTATTTGAGTTGGGGATTGTTTTTTGCTACGATTGGTAAGTTACACAGTTAAATTGATGACTCACGAGACCTGTGTCCTCTACAATTAGGTACAGAAAAGGCGGCTGTATGATATCACCAACGTACTAGAAGGCATTCACCTCATCAagaagaaatcaaagaacaacATTCAGTGGATGTAAGTGGTCACTCTGTCTTACTCTTTCAATCAAATACTTGCTTTGCATCTTTTAAAAGAGTGTTTGTTCTgtggacacacgcacacactgaagTCGATACTCTTCACACTCTCCTGTTCTCCATGTGTCTTTCTTCTCCATTTAATGAGGTATCTCATTGTTTTAGCGTTAGAAACTTGTTTAGGTTCCAGCATTGAATAGGCAGGTAAAGAGGTAGCATGCACACAGATCTTCAGGACAACGTTTAGAagacttcatttcaatttctGTGTTAGCCTGTTTGTTTGACATGGCCAGGATAAAAGGGTGAGATTGAGAATAGTCTACTTTGTCCtgaagctctgtgtgtgtgctacctTTTAGTAGCCTAGTTCCACATCTGGAACTTTATGAACTTACTATAATACAGGGAAGGAGCATCCTCTGAGAGCCCTAGCTAAACTTTTTAAAGTCTTAGTGTATCTTGGGTTGGTGTAGCAAAAAATATTAGGGTTGGCTCTGACATATAAACAGATTTTAAAGTGTTCCTTGGCCTGTAGAGCACAGGAAGGCAAGTGACTGCATGCAAGCTGTTGCCACATCAAAGTATGAGGATACCTGACTGTGCTACACTCTACTCTGTAAATTTAATTATACCCTCATTTGTTCAGTAATTATTAAGGGCACAGGCAGTTTAGGAATAGCTCTTTAGGCCTATGAATGCATTCAGTTACTGTGATGATGTactgtgtctgtttctttttgttttagtttaggCCCAGATCTTTCGTGTCTTGGATATGCTGTGGTTGGCCTAGATTTAGATGTtgctaaaataaatgaaacccaAAAGAGTCACTTAACTTGGAAACGTCCACAGAAAACTTGTTGTGTTAATCTTGTATCAGATGACTGAGAAAACCTTTAACGGTCAAAATATTTCCGTCCGCTCTTATGAAACATCTTCGGCCCTCTGATCTTCATAGCTGTTATTTGTAGTTCACGTGTGCCTTACAGGGGCTATTTTTATGTTTGAAAGGGAACCCACGAATATATTTTCCTGTTGAAAATACAATCCTCTGCATCCAAATAATATCCTTCACAGTattcaaacacaaatgtgtgGTATGCCAACTCCACAAAAAGTGAAAacgctttttttttctttttttctgttcaaGCTGTTCAACCAAATGTTTAAAACCATGAGTAAGACACAGCAATATAGTGGCAAGTTAATGAGTACTAAATCTGTTTTAATTGACTGtcttcacttttctctctctcacagggGCTGTAGTCTGTTGGAGGTAGAGGGGGCACTGAGCCAGAGACAGATACTAACAGCGGAAGTTTCTGCACtgggagaagaggagcagaggcTGGAACAActcatccagagatgcagcgtGGATATGAGACACATGAGCGAGTTGCAAAGCAACCAGAAATATCCTTTTGTTGTTAGTTGACATGTCATCCAAAAGTTTAAAGGATTTCCAGCTACTTTACCTTTTAGTCTTAAAACGTAACCACGTGATGGTGGTGTCAAGTTGTTTGTATAATGTCTgtgttgcagtgcatgtgtgaaggGGGCTTATGTTTAGTATTAAAATGTACCGACATTGTAGTGTTATTTCTTTAACCCTTTCATCTCCACATATGCCTATGTAACGTACCAAGACATCAAACAGCTGGGGAACCTCAGAGACCAGACTGTTATTGTTGTCAAAGCGCCCACAGACACCAAACTAGAAGTACCAGACCCTGATGAGGTATGTGTCCATGCACAAACAAGCGAAGCAGACTGACCTGTCCAAGACCTAACCCTGTGTTGGATACACATATTGATATTGAATTCTTTCTGACTAAACAATCGTATTTCTTAAAGTTTTTGCTCGCATTTTGGCGTCTACATGAAAAACTGACAGCATCACAAAGACTTTGCTGTGTGTAGACTTTGACAAAGTGCAGCGAAGTAATGCAGGTAGGTGGAGGTTACAGCTAGTTTAGGTGAGCCCTCTAGATTTGGTGTTGCTGATTTGTTTAACCAGGCATAAGGGAATGAAAGTGACTAAAGCCGTGTCACGGTCTATAGCCAAATGTAGTGCATTAATTTGAACCGAGTCACCGGTTCATTAGATACACTGTTACATATACAGACAATGGGGTCTCATGTATAACAGTAGTGTACGCACAAAACGGGCCTAAAAGGAGCGTACTCCACTTGATATGCATAAGTAGAGATctataaaaacaaacttgacGGGATAAATCCAATAATCTAATACTGCACATGTATTACCATgtaccatttattttattaccatttcatttatttttgtgtgtaaaatcgCTGCATTGATCATGTCTGTCTGGGCCAAGTTGATCACTATAAGCGGAggattattatataaaatgttttagtttatcTTTATATCTCATGCAGATTACCACCCCATTAACCTTTTAGTATTTGTATTACATGAATTTAAAGTAATGAAACAGACGGCTTCACTATTTATGCTCATAGGGATTGTGTAAAGGAgcaaatgtggaaataaagcCAGTGACGCAATCATTGCACTCCATATCCTCGTTATGAGTCCGTATCATAATGCAGTGCAAGGTCGCCATAACAAAAGTAAATGCTGTAAACATATCAATTGTGCAGGGACACTGATGGATACAATGACACTTGTTAGGACTACGTGAATGAAAGAATTTGGAGGGAATGAGTGTTTAGAGACCTCCTCACCCACAAGCACCTCGATGTCTGCGTcagaaagatttattttcttggcCTTCCTCTCGTTGGTTGCCTTGATTCACTGTAAAGAACCATTACTCAGCATTTCTATGCATATGAGTTCATGATGTGCTTTGCATTGAGCATTTATGTGGGCATGTAGAGGGCGGGATATGAGGCTGATCCTTGTGCGGACAATTCTAAGTTGATTTTGGATTTATAAAGGGAAACTGTGCTCTGGtttataaatctaaatatttctTGTATGTTTGTGCGCAAACATTTAGTGTGACATTTAGTTAGAGTTTTATAAATGAGTACCTTTGGTGTATATAAGTTgctaaaacattttacaagttGAAGGTATATGGaaatcctgttttatttgaactcatttttctttcctctctccagaGTTTGTCCATCCATCTGACCAGCACTAAGGGTCCTATAGATGTGCTGCTGTGCCCAGATGAGGAGAACGACCCTAGGAGTCCTGTAAAAAACGGCAGCATGGACATCAATGGGAACTCGCCTTTCCTCAAAGTCCTTCAAGGTTTGTCTCAGATAGACAAAGGTGTGCAGCACTTTTTTACCTCAAGATACTTTGAGTTTCAACTTTCTCTTTGAAGATGAAGAAACAGGGCTAACATATATATGTAACTTATggaagtttttatttatttccaaagCATCTTAGTTCCTGTGTATAGTTTTCTGCAGGGATCTTTTGCGACACCCGCTTATTGACCAGAGGAGTGTTTTCTATGTTCAGCAGAGAGTCCTTTTAAACATATGGTGTTGACATATAGACTGACATGTTAACATTAAGTTACACGTACAGCTGAGACTGATGGGAATTGATGTACTTCGTCTTGCTTGTCTCCATGCAACATTTTGTTCCAAGCCCTGTCCCAGCACTGGTACATGGGATTTTTAAATTGGTCTTTTTATGGTTCCTTGGCCAAACAGAGATAATAATTAGTTgactacattttcttttacaggtCCCACCTGCACGACCACTTCTTCTTCCATACCCTCCTTGGCTCCACCTTCTTCTTCGGCCGTCTCCGTCACTACTCTCTCCCCCATCTCGTCCCCTTACACCAGTCTCCTCCAGCAGACAGAAGACCAGATCCCTTCAGCCCTGGGGCCTTTCTTAAACCTCGGGCCTCCTCTTCTGGACCAAGATGATTACCTTTTAGGTTTAGGAGATGACCAGGGAATCAGCGACTTGTTTGACGAATGTGACTTTGATAAAATGCCTTCTGGCCTGGAGGATCTCATGTGCAGCTAGCATTAGGTCATATCAACTCAGATTAGGTGCATGGGAGTTAGACAGAGAATCAGTGAGGGTTTTGATggctctgactgactgtctgtagtTAGTGCAAACCAATTCTAAATAGATGGAAAGGAATCATTGAGGGCTTCTTTTTCAGTCCCAGTGGGACTAAACGCCATGTTTTTTCATGGTGTGAGAAATAATTAGCCTTGCATGATTTAACACAAAGACACGACTGGTCAGTGGTAAGGCATCCATTACTCTTTGTCTCAGGCTATGTAAGGCCTCCAGGGTCAACCCGAAAATGTGTCTGTTTCGTGAAGTATAAATTGGGAGAGGAAGGATTTCCACCTGTATGACATAATGTTCACGTGACGCCACTGGACAGAGAGACTAACAAAGACAGGGCAGCTCGAAGGAAAACTCACCACACCACCTGGCATTACCACACACCATGGATTTGGTTTAGCATAAAACCCAAGTGTAAATGCACCTGAGATGCACAGATGTGAGCAGACAAAACCATCAGTAGGCTGCTCAAGAGTAGAGTAGGAAAACTGTGTGTACTGTTCAGCACTGTCCTGCAATTGATCAATCTGACGGGCCTGTAAATCTGCGTTTGAGCAAGAAAAGGACAAGGTTGATCTGTGTATTCCCAGTGATGCGTTTTCTTGTCAGGTGTTCGGAATTCTTCCAGAGTTGTTAATGCAAAGTGCTGTGGGGGCTAATGCTGGCATTCTAATACACCAATGATCTGTGATCGAAGGCTCATGCTGCTGACAGTTAAGTGGGGATTTTTcgtgttaaaatgtaaaacattttagaaataaagaaaagaaaacagggcAATTTTGATACACAGCGTTCACGACTACAGTCGTCGTTATCCGATGGTTAGGTTAGGCAGGCGGAGGTTTTGGTCACCTGTCTCGTCGCTGTGCCTGCTCGGACACTTGTCAGGTTACCCATTGTGCTATTTTGGCTTAGAAAGGATACAAGGACAATTATAAAGTTGCCAAGAGTTTGagtattttgtacatttaagcCCCATTTAGATGTATTAAGAGCTGCAAGAAAATACTGCGTTGGAGTGCAAATGACACAGTTGTccatatttaacaaaaactgTAAGATGGCAATGACGACAGGAGTGTGTACTCTAAATGCTCTAAAAGTAGACAGATGAGcactattttttaaatgtacaaaatactCCCAGTATGCCTCAAGGCTAGTAATTAGTTTGATCCCCTTGCACACAATGTGTCTCTTGTGCTTTATCATCCAatttttttaatggatttaGTAGATACATTTATTAAGGGACCTTTGAAATCTGTTCACCTTGTCAGCCTGTTATCTACTGATCGAGTGGGCAACCTTTTTGTACATGTAGTATACATTTACAGTTtgatgaatacaaatgtttaacattagAACACATTGTGATGTTTAACTTAACATGACCCATGTGCTGacagcacaaaaaaaaagccatcTTACCTGGGTAATGTGGGGTTAAGCAAAAACACCTGATATACTTGTACAAGTCTGGCCCGTTAGCACACAAGATATGGAAACTTGAATATCATCTCTAACTCGTACTCTTATTAATGCTCTGTGAAATCAGGACCCAAACTTCcacttttttctgctttttgccTATCCCCCCATTTTCATCAGCCGAAGCTGCCATAACCAAACTTACCCTCATGCCCCCTCCCTTAGACTGCGCTGTGAAATTATACTGTGGTTTGAGCTAATCTGTCAAATTTGACTTTGAACCACTTATGGATGCACACTGCCTACCAGGTGTTTACTGAAAGCAGTATAGGAGGCGCATATTCGTCTTTTTAGTTTTAACAATTGTTTAATTGTAATAGATtttaaaactgtagaaataacTAATGATATGACGGTCACCTAAGCAACAAGGGACCAGATAGCCACTAATTTACGCTTCAGCATGTAATGAAAGGCTTTTTTCCTCCGTAACCAggatacataaaacaaattgaggaaaagcaaaataaatgacaaatcgACCCTGTTTGGTAAATTGAGCAAATTCAGTGCAGCAAGCCATGTGCCATACCAGGCTTGGTAACACTTTTGTCTCTGGTCACTGAGTCTTCAAAGAGCGGTTAAAGAAAAGCCAGCTAAAGACTTGGTAAACTAAGAGCGGTCAGgatgtgtttttactttgaGATTTGGAACACCCTTGCTGTTCACTTCTAATAGCTTCTTGTGTTTGAAGACATCCCTgataataacaaaacacaaacatcttgTCTGAAACCCTGGCTTTCAATGTAGACAAACCGGTGGCCGCAGGTAATATTGCTGCTGTTAGTGTAAACCTTTCCCTGACCTGATTGATGTGCGCTTGAGAAAttgtgtgtgcagcatgtgtgaGTTATGTCAAAGATCAAGCTTGCTAAAGAGTAAGCCTGCCATGTGTAAATTGATGTACAGTTTTCTAAATTTTTCAGTGCACAAGGTACTGTAGGCTACCTCTCACTTATTGTTGGACAAAAGTAATAGGGCAGTGAGGTAAATGCCATAGTGTGTATGAGTCTTTGAATTCCCTTTTGTCAAAGCAATGACCCTTTTATTATTTAGATGTGATGTTGGATATTACATCGCACTTTTCTCTTTTGATGTGTGCAAGATTCCACTCATACCCTGATATAATGAGTATGCCTTTGCTCTTAAACCGGTCTCATGCTGTTGCATCTTACATTTGAATTTTGGGGTGCACATTTAATTGGTATAAGCGGACAAATTGCAATTAGTCTTTTTCAATTGAGTTTTTCCGCaagttatttagtttgtttgtctttttgtaaaATGCAGAGCATCTCTTAGACCCAAAAAAATAGAACACATTCAATTCTGCATACATGCAGTCATTCTGCATTCTACGGTTGGTCTGTCTGCACCTTCGCTATTCGCCATTAGGAGACTTTGCTATGTCTATATACATCACTGAACCAGGATCAGTGACTTGTGTCCTCTGCTGAAGTGTGTGGGGGGTTTTGCTTTTGTGACACCGTGTGTCCGTTTTATTTTTGGAATGATGTGAGGGAGTCTGCccctatttttgttttttgcttttctgCCAGTTTCTTTTTCATGGAGAGTATTGAAGCTTGTTGAAGCAGCTTTTTGACTACGTAAAATCAAAACCTAATCAATAACCTGAACTTCACCCATTCAGTTGAGGACAGTTTCTTAGTAAGCATAATTTAGCTTAATTAGTGCTGCTATTGTAAGTGAATGTAAAATTTGACTTAAATGCACATAAATGCTCTGATTGACAGAACACAGTTTCCCTATAGGCATATTTATATCagtgtattttatatgtatttatggaAAAATCAAGTTCAATATTTTTCCCCATTTGGTTCACTAACCACAGTTGTGCTATTTTGTAAGACATTTACATAGGTAATTATATTTTCCTCCATCTATTTCAAGTGACCAGAATCTGGTCCTAATATTTTATCCACTTTCACATGATGGAAACATGATTTTTGGAAAGATTGTACCTTTCCATGGGTTTTTAATGGAATGTTAAAGATTTTAATGCACAGCTTAAGGTAGTGTCATTGCCAGTGAGTCTGAAAAATGTATTATGGGTGACTTAAAAATTACAGCTCCTTCATTTCTAATGCGTGATTCTGATGTATGATTAGACCttacagaaaataatcatttggcTAAATGTGGTGTTAACTATAGTGAAGATTGAAGCGGCACTGTTCCTGCTATTTTCCTATGGTTATTCTTAAGCTGTTACCAAATACAATATACTGATAGGTAAATATTCTGTAAAGGTTATGTGGAAAGTTAACTATTTCATTGGAAAGAATTGACTGTAAAACTATGATATTGCTGCCTGTTTCGACTAATTACAGAAAAAAACCTGTAATATCACAATGCAATTTGAACGCATGGGTGAGTATCAGTGTGCTGTTGAATGTTTATGCTAAActaatttgatgtttttgatGTATGTTATTCAGTTATACGAGTTTCTTTAACATCTGTCAAATGAGAAAAATGAGTTGTATTTGTTTGGGGGGGAGGGATAAatggatttgttttttgtacTCTGGGTGTTTGTAATTGAAATTTTGAATAAAGGCAATATgaaaatttaaatgttttgtttattatgtcTTCAGGGCTGATTGAATGTCAGTAGGTACAGGGGAAATCTCAGCCAGGGAACATATTGGTTTCTTATACTGCTGAAATGACTAGGAACTTTAAGGGCATAATTCAAACAAAGACAATAACAAGCCTataatttacaatttatttaatcactAATCTTAATAACATGTCACAAGTTGTATGGCCAACAATTATGCGTTATAATGATGACTCCCCGAGTGTAAAATACACACGTGGCTATTTTGTCCCTCTTTACTTACCGTAACTACGCACAAGTATGGCTGTCTGAGAGTTGTGACAACTGTTTTGATGGTGTAAATAACACAATTATCCATTTTTAAAACATCCTTTTCTCCGAATTCGTATTTATCTGAACTAATAACCACATTACGACACAGGTAAGGGATTTATACGCTTTATTAAGGGGTCTAGCTGTCCAAAATAAGGGCACATGGGTAGTGGCTAGCTAATGAGGCTAGCCAAGCTAATAGCTAGCTTGCCCATGTTGCCCTACACATTAAACTAGGTTGCTAGGTATATGTGAAAATAGACATTTTCACACGTTTCTCATTTGTATCGACCAACGTTTAATCACGTGTGCATGCGGTTAGGTTACACGTGAGCGTCGGGTTAACAGAACGCTAACGTTACATCAGTTGGGTAGGTTACTATAACGTTAACCTAGTTAGTCACTTTATATTGAATATACAGTTATACGATGCTTGATTAACGGTGTTGTTAACGTTATTTATAATTATGTAGCTTTGTATGTAATGTTAGCGGCTAAGACAAGGTTATTGGGAACCACTAGCTAAC contains:
- the LOC115021577 gene encoding transcription factor E2F3-like; this encodes MRRGISSAPDKVILAGVGGSPLDNNIILTTLTDRLNPGQTNATYIQIITTPPPCNVTQTSNVCLSEPQINNIYTTPQQAAANGAGQRPALGRPPAKRRLALDDSDHQYQSEPARTPRSRAGAAVANGARLKTPRTPKSPPEKTRYDTSLGLLTKKFVDLLAQSSDGVLDLNLAAEKLQVQKRRLYDITNVLEGIHLIKKKSKNNIQWMGCSLLEVEGALSQRQILTAEVSALGEEEQRLEQLIQRCSVDMRHMSELQSNQKYAYVTYQDIKQLGNLRDQTVIVVKAPTDTKLEVPDPDESLSIHLTSTKGPIDVLLCPDEENDPRSPVKNGSMDINGNSPFLKVLQGPTCTTTSSSIPSLAPPSSSAVSVTTLSPISSPYTSLLQQTEDQIPSALGPFLNLGPPLLDQDDYLLGLGDDQGISDLFDECDFDKMPSGLEDLMCS